A single Corynebacterium resistens DSM 45100 DNA region contains:
- a CDS encoding homoserine dehydrogenase: MTDSTSQTTFNPGKGTGETVGVALLGLGTVGAEVLRLMRERRDEFAARVGGPLEVRGVAVSDVTKPREGVEKEILTDDALALVKRDDVDLVIEVIGGIDYPREVVLTALNEGKAVVTANKALIAAHADELSEAAEKAGKDLFFEAAVAAAIPVVGPLLRSLAGDKVNAIMGIVNGTTNFILDAMYERGASYDEMLQEATDLGYAEADPSADVDGFDAASKAAILASLAFHTRVAGSDVHTEGIRNITVEDIEAAKAADSTIKLLAICERLTNTEGQETVSARVYPALVPLNHPLASVSESYNAVFVESESAGRLMFYGNGAGGGPTASAVLGDTVAAARNIIHGGKGPGDSTYAELPIADFGEISTRYHVDMEVIDRIGVLAEVSNAFSERGVSLKTVRQEGLKDGARLVVITHHAKERDLEATVKALQALEAVKTVTSVIRMEG; the protein is encoded by the coding sequence ATGACCGACAGCACCTCTCAGACCACTTTCAACCCCGGCAAGGGTACAGGCGAAACCGTTGGTGTTGCCCTGCTGGGTCTGGGCACCGTGGGCGCGGAGGTTTTGCGGTTAATGCGTGAGCGTCGCGATGAGTTCGCGGCGCGTGTTGGCGGACCTCTGGAAGTTCGCGGGGTGGCGGTCTCCGACGTCACCAAGCCCCGCGAAGGTGTCGAAAAGGAGATTCTCACCGATGATGCACTCGCGCTGGTCAAGCGCGATGACGTCGATCTTGTCATCGAGGTCATCGGTGGCATCGACTACCCCCGGGAGGTCGTCCTGACCGCCCTCAATGAGGGCAAGGCGGTGGTGACCGCCAACAAGGCGCTCATCGCAGCCCACGCCGATGAGCTATCTGAAGCTGCAGAAAAGGCAGGCAAGGATCTGTTCTTCGAAGCCGCCGTCGCAGCTGCGATCCCCGTGGTTGGCCCACTGCTGCGCTCCCTGGCCGGAGACAAGGTCAACGCCATAATGGGCATCGTCAACGGCACCACCAACTTCATCCTCGACGCGATGTATGAGCGCGGGGCCAGCTATGACGAGATGCTCCAAGAAGCTACCGACTTGGGTTACGCCGAGGCGGATCCAAGTGCCGATGTAGACGGGTTCGATGCCGCCAGCAAGGCCGCTATCCTCGCCTCCTTGGCATTCCACACCCGCGTGGCCGGCTCCGACGTCCACACCGAAGGTATCCGCAACATCACGGTTGAAGACATCGAAGCCGCCAAGGCCGCGGACTCCACCATCAAATTGCTCGCCATTTGTGAGCGGCTCACCAACACCGAAGGGCAAGAAACCGTGTCCGCACGCGTATACCCAGCTCTCGTTCCCCTCAACCACCCACTGGCAAGTGTCTCTGAGTCCTACAACGCCGTGTTCGTTGAATCCGAATCTGCCGGCCGCCTGATGTTCTATGGCAACGGTGCTGGCGGGGGGCCAACCGCTTCCGCTGTGCTCGGTGATACGGTCGCTGCCGCCCGCAACATCATTCATGGTGGCAAGGGGCCAGGGGACTCCACCTACGCGGAGCTGCCTATTGCAGACTTCGGTGAGATCTCCACCCGTTACCACGTGGATATGGAGGTCATTGACCGAATTGGTGTGTTGGCGGAGGTGTCCAACGCATTCTCTGAGCGTGGCGTCAGTCTAAAGACAGTGCGCCAAGAGGGTCTCAAAGATGGCGCACGCCTCGTGGTGATTACCCACCATGCTAAGGAGCGTGACCTTGAAGCCACCGTCAAGGCGCTGCAGGCACTGGAAGCGGTCAAGACCGTGACCTCCGTTATCCGCATGGAAGGCTAG
- the lysA gene encoding diaminopimelate decarboxylase, whose amino-acid sequence MDPETKLPNVPLRRRTETVAEFNQLPAHVYPKDTKRDGKGAVSIAGVDLADIAAEYGTPAFVINEDDFRARCRALANAFGGGERVHYASKAFLTKTIARWVAEEGLALDIASHGELQVALAADFPADRITIHGNNKSLDFLQFAVESGVELIVIDSEQEIARLSEVCGQLGQTQDVLIRVTPGVHVDTHEFIATSHEDQKFGFSLSSGTAYRAAVAAATARGLRLRGLHCHVGSQVFEASGFALAAERLLGLWAKLLNDLPDLEGFDDTSLANFNVLDLGGGYGIAYMPDQEALDVDEVASDLKEKVAKAAKTAGVPKPVLNVEPGRAIAGPSTVTLYRVGTVKDVDVSEHATRRYLSVDGGMSDNIRPALYEAEYDCRVANREVQGEMIPTRIVGSHCESGDILVNDALVPDDVQAGDLVMLGATGAYCFSMASRYNMMTRPPVIVVSEGQHRVMVRRETIEDVLALEVDPS is encoded by the coding sequence ATGGATCCGGAGACCAAACTGCCGAACGTCCCTCTGCGCCGCCGCACGGAGACTGTGGCTGAGTTCAACCAGCTCCCTGCGCACGTCTACCCGAAGGACACGAAGCGCGACGGCAAAGGTGCGGTCTCCATCGCCGGGGTAGATCTCGCTGACATCGCTGCTGAATACGGCACGCCCGCTTTTGTCATCAACGAGGATGATTTTCGTGCCCGTTGTCGCGCGCTAGCGAATGCTTTCGGCGGGGGCGAGCGAGTGCACTATGCCTCCAAAGCATTCCTCACCAAGACGATCGCGCGCTGGGTTGCGGAGGAGGGGCTCGCCCTCGACATCGCCAGCCACGGTGAGCTGCAGGTGGCGCTCGCCGCTGATTTCCCTGCCGATCGCATCACGATTCATGGCAACAACAAGTCACTGGATTTTCTTCAGTTCGCAGTGGAATCCGGCGTGGAGCTCATCGTCATTGACTCGGAACAGGAAATTGCGCGTCTGTCCGAGGTCTGCGGGCAACTCGGCCAGACTCAGGACGTGCTCATTCGCGTCACCCCGGGTGTGCACGTGGATACCCATGAGTTCATAGCTACTAGCCACGAAGATCAAAAGTTCGGCTTCTCATTGTCGTCTGGCACTGCTTACCGCGCCGCCGTCGCCGCCGCAACCGCCCGTGGCCTGCGCCTGCGCGGACTACACTGCCACGTTGGCTCCCAAGTTTTCGAGGCCTCCGGTTTCGCGCTGGCCGCTGAACGCCTGCTGGGGCTGTGGGCGAAGCTGCTCAACGATCTGCCTGACTTGGAAGGGTTCGACGATACCTCGCTGGCGAACTTTAATGTGCTGGATTTGGGTGGTGGCTATGGCATCGCCTACATGCCTGATCAAGAGGCTCTCGATGTGGACGAGGTGGCGTCGGACCTAAAAGAAAAAGTGGCGAAAGCGGCAAAAACGGCCGGGGTGCCCAAGCCAGTACTCAACGTGGAGCCGGGGCGAGCCATCGCAGGGCCTTCGACCGTTACGCTGTACCGCGTGGGCACGGTGAAGGATGTCGACGTCTCAGAACATGCCACTCGCCGTTACCTGTCCGTGGATGGGGGTATGAGCGACAACATTCGTCCCGCGCTTTACGAGGCGGAATACGATTGCCGGGTGGCGAATCGGGAAGTACAGGGGGAGATGATCCCCACGCGCATTGTGGGGTCACACTGCGAGTCCGGCGACATCTTGGTCAATGATGCGCTGGTGCCAGATGATGTGCAAGCTGGTGACCTGGTCATGCTGGGGGCTACGGGTGCCTATTGTTTTTCTATGGCATCGCGCTACAACATGATGACTCGTCCGCCAGTGATTGTGGTCTCTGAAGGCCAGCATCGAGTGATGGTGCGTCGCGAAACCATCGAAGATGTCCTAGCGCTTGAGGTAGACCCGAGCTAG